The genome window AAAATTAAAATTTTCATAGACAAGTTTTCCTATTGAAATTTCAGTGCTGAAGTCTGATCCAGAAAGAAGTTTCTTTTGTTTATCTGAAAGACTAAATTCATCTTTATTCAAATCTTGTTTTTTACTTTCTGAATTTGCAGAAGAACTTGGAGATTCATTTTCTTCTTTATTTTCAGCTTTACTTTGGTTTTTTTCTTCATCTTTACTGTTATTTTTTGCCATAAAAGGACTTATTATTTTTGATAAAAATAAGTTCTTGCTTTGAATTTTTAATGAACCTTTAAGAGGTTTGAATGATTTGCTATCAAATAATAAATTAATATCAGAATCACCTAATTTTGATTGTAAACTTATATTTGTATCTAGAGTTTCAGGTGCTGTAAGATAACCTTCAATTTTTCCTTTAAGATTTAAAGTCGCATTAAGAAGCATATCTTTATGTTGAGGTAAAATTTCTCCCAGTTCGGCTAAATTATTTGAATTAACTAAAAAATTAATATTAGCATTTGATTTATCTAGCAAGCTTAAAGCTACTTTAGCTTTTGTATCTATAGATTGTAAATTGAGTTTAAAATCGTCAATAGTGAGTAATCTAGGATTAGCAATACCTGCAAATGCTAAATTAAAAGGAACTGATTTTTTCTTAACAAAAGCATTTCTAAAATTAATATCGAGTTTATCAAAACTTAATTTTCCATTAAAAAGAGAATTTTTCCACTCTGTACCATTTAGTTCGGTATTTACGTTTAAAGCTAAACTAATTAATCCTTTTGCTGTAACATCATTTTCAGAATAATCAACTTCTGTTGAGAAATCTATTTTTGTATCTTTACCAGAACCAATATTTGATATTATTAAATTTGTATTTTCTACTTTAGCTACTAAACGTTCCTTTGGCCCATTAACATTAAATAAATTAAACGTTGCATTTCTAATTTCGAATGATTTAATTAATATTTTATCTGTAAAAGAACTTGAACTTTTTGAATTGCCTACTTGAGACGGAAGACTTTCCTCTTGCGGAGAATGTTCTTCATTGGTTTTTTTAAAGCTTTCTTTTTTTGCTAGAGTAGTTAAATTTGTTTTTCCTGATCCTCTTAAAATATTAACTTCAGGATTTTTTATATCAATTGTACCAACAAATTTACCTTTAAAAAGCTGCATTAATTCAGTTTTAAATTTAATTTCTTTAACTTTAAAAAGTTCTGTTCCCATAAAAACTTCATCAGTATTTTCAATAGTAACATCTTTAATAACAATTCCTAGCCCTGTAAAAATAGTTAATTTCGCTGAGGAAAAGTTTATTCTAGCATTCATTTTTTCTGCGACTGCATTTTGTATTTGCGGTTTAAATTTATTAAAATCTATAAGAAAAGGAAGAATGAATAAGATTACTATTATAGTTACAAAAAAACTTGATATACCAATGATCCATTTCATTTTTGTATTCACGATTACCGCCTAGTGTTTATTTATTTATTTTTAGATCGCTACATTGTTTGATAAATGAAGCACAATATTTAGGGATTTGATCGGAAAAAGCCATCCTTAAATGCCCTCTTTTTTCATCATTGTGTGCAAAAAAACCAGAAGGAATTTCCATCATCAATGAAGCTACATTATGGTAAGGTGCAATTTTATCTTTCATGCCGTGTAACCACAATACAGGAGTTCTTATATCTCTAAGAATTCGCCTTTTTTCAAAAGTTTCAGAAACAAAGTAACGGGCTTGTTCTGCGTAGCTTATTGCAGTTTTAACTCGAATAGGAAAAGACTTGCGTTTAAAGGAGCCAACTGCGGGAAATAAACCATCAAGCCCATAGTAAGAAAATTTATTAACAAAATCTTTCAGCCAAGCGCTTGGGTATAAATAATTCCATAATTCACCAGCAGCACTTGAATAAGTATTAATACTTAAAGCTGGAGATACTGCTATGACCCCATCTATGTTGCGTGCGACATCATTCCGAGTAGCTGCAATAAGTGTGTAAGATGCCCCCATGGAGTGACCCATTAAAAAACAAGCTGGTCCTTGGCGCTTTGCGCTGAGACCTATTCCTGATTCTGTTCCATATAAGCGTTCTATAAGCAGTGGTAAGCTTCTTGTTGCTTGTTGAAAATCAAGGACAGAAGAACCATTTATTCCATGTCCATCCCAATCAAATGATAGTACGGACAACCCAGCGGCATTCAAAAACTTTATCCAATGCAAAAGGGGATAAGAGCAATCATCACCCAAACCATGCATTAAAATAATTAAAGAATTTTGTGTGCTTTCAAAACCTTTTGGAACAGCTAAAAAAGCCGTTCCTGGTCCTGAAGAAAGGGGAACATCAAAATAACTTATTGAAACATCTTGAAGACTATTTTGGGAAAAGTGCCTTCTTCCACTTCCTTCAAACTTCGTATAATTTGTTTGATTTAAGCGTTCTGCTATCCACTTTTCAATTGTATACATAAATACAATGCCCTCCAAAATTGCACAGTGAGCTTTTCCATCTAGGAGTACATTATAACTACTTCTACTTTGTGACAAATATGAGTGCCATAAAATGCTATGGCATTTAGCTTTTGTGAACTATAAAATTAATGAGTTAGAATGGTTGGAACTGTATTGGGAGATATATTTGGTGGTTCTTTCATTCCAACCGCATTCAAATGTGCAGGGATTTTTTCTCCTTTTAAAAGAAGTTGTTTCCCCAACCAAAAACACGTTTTTAGATGATCATCTCTTGGATACAGGGTATTTGTATGAATTAAAATACTTAAACCCATTCTATTTAGCATTAACCAAGGAATAATATTTGCAAAATCAGCTTCCGTAAAAGCAACTTCAAATTGTGGAAAAGTGTGGGGACCTGTAGCAAAATCATACATAATTCCCAATTGAATTCGAAATCTTTCTGCAATTTGTTGGTATAGTAGTTTAGCTATTTCTTTGTTATCTATTGTATAATAAACATGCGCGTGAAAATTAATAATTTCTTCTTTTAAGCGAATTTTTCTATCAAATTCTTCACTCTTAAAATATTCTTCTGAATTAAAATTTGGATCAAAAAAATCTTTTAACTGCGCAAATCCTCCAAGATTCTCATTTGTGAGCTTAATTTCGTCCATAGTTTTTTCCTTTAGCTTTTCTTAAAATAACAAGAGACCAAAATGTTGAAAAAATGGGACCTGGAAAATGTAGCATAAAAAAATGTAACTTACTAGTATTAAAGAGTAATTTCAGTATTTGCAAATAATGATTCAGTTCAAGATATTTACATGATAATTAACCCTATTTTGGTTTATTTGATGAGATCAGAAGGAGTCAAACTATGCGAGAATTTACTTTGGAATCAACAATGAAGGAAGTTGAAACTCAATTTCCATTTGCAAGATCACTACTACACAGTAAATTTCATGTGGGAGGTTGTGCTACGTGTGGCTATGAACCACAAGAAACAATTACTCAAGTTGCTGGAAAACATAAAAAAGATGCAGATCTAATGCTTCAGGCTCTTAACTTAGGTTTATTGGATATGCAAAAATCTGAAATAACTGTTGATGAGTTGGCTGATTTGAAAAAAAGAAATGCTAAAATATTGATCTTAGATGTTCGGGAAGAATGGGAATTTGAAATAGCACATCTGCAAAACTCAATCTTGTTAACAGAAAAAAATTTTTCTGAGAATGTAGAAAAATCTAAAAACGTTGAGTGTGTTATTGTAGTATGTCATCATGGGTTAAGATCTATGAACGCAACTTTGTATTTAAAAGATAATGGTATTTTAAATGCTCGAAGTTTACAAGGCGGAAT of Pigmentibacter sp. JX0631 contains these proteins:
- a CDS encoding AsmA family protein; the protein is MNTKMKWIIGISSFFVTIIVILFILPFLIDFNKFKPQIQNAVAEKMNARINFSSAKLTIFTGLGIVIKDVTIENTDEVFMGTELFKVKEIKFKTELMQLFKGKFVGTIDIKNPEVNILRGSGKTNLTTLAKKESFKKTNEEHSPQEESLPSQVGNSKSSSSFTDKILIKSFEIRNATFNLFNVNGPKERLVAKVENTNLIISNIGSGKDTKIDFSTEVDYSENDVTAKGLISLALNVNTELNGTEWKNSLFNGKLSFDKLDINFRNAFVKKKSVPFNLAFAGIANPRLLTIDDFKLNLQSIDTKAKVALSLLDKSNANINFLVNSNNLAELGEILPQHKDMLLNATLNLKGKIEGYLTAPETLDTNISLQSKLGDSDINLLFDSKSFKPLKGSLKIQSKNLFLSKIISPFMAKNNSKDEEKNQSKAENKEENESPSSSANSESKKQDLNKDEFSLSDKQKKLLSGSDFSTEISIGKLVYENFNFTNFILNSKIKNYTATLNKFSMNLFSGNLTSNMNVDLAVYPIMYNGNLNLNNVKVEEIYKTIKADAKSSPIEGSADIKMTFNAKGYSRASLSKYLNANGSFLFNDGTLNTKSLISLAGEQFNQFIKSGPFSSLKIDNNSLKNLSLSDDKDSKKSLKNQKGEFEIRNGKLIVRNSINTEQGFLKLDADIGIDESLTGSALYIASKSVKEQLIQQSNYAKYLLNDKGEFELTLYLAGTVSKPEVTINTEPLQKRFIKNASKEVTNKIKEEIKKNPEVQKLQDDAKKLLEKNGIDPSQFGF
- a CDS encoding alpha/beta fold hydrolase gives rise to the protein MYTIEKWIAERLNQTNYTKFEGSGRRHFSQNSLQDVSISYFDVPLSSGPGTAFLAVPKGFESTQNSLIILMHGLGDDCSYPLLHWIKFLNAAGLSVLSFDWDGHGINGSSVLDFQQATRSLPLLIERLYGTESGIGLSAKRQGPACFLMGHSMGASYTLIAATRNDVARNIDGVIAVSPALSINTYSSAAGELWNYLYPSAWLKDFVNKFSYYGLDGLFPAVGSFKRKSFPIRVKTAISYAEQARYFVSETFEKRRILRDIRTPVLWLHGMKDKIAPYHNVASLMMEIPSGFFAHNDEKRGHLRMAFSDQIPKYCASFIKQCSDLKINK
- a CDS encoding DOPA 4,5-dioxygenase family protein; this encodes MDEIKLTNENLGGFAQLKDFFDPNFNSEEYFKSEEFDRKIRLKEEIINFHAHVYYTIDNKEIAKLLYQQIAERFRIQLGIMYDFATGPHTFPQFEVAFTEADFANIIPWLMLNRMGLSILIHTNTLYPRDDHLKTCFWLGKQLLLKGEKIPAHLNAVGMKEPPNISPNTVPTILTH
- a CDS encoding rhodanese-like domain-containing protein, producing the protein MREFTLESTMKEVETQFPFARSLLHSKFHVGGCATCGYEPQETITQVAGKHKKDADLMLQALNLGLLDMQKSEITVDELADLKKRNAKILILDVREEWEFEIAHLQNSILLTEKNFSENVEKSKNVECVIVVCHHGLRSMNATLYLKDNGILNARSLQGGIEAYSIKIDNSIPRY